The window AATGTAGTCTGCAAGCTTCTCCACGCCCCTTGGAACAACAAAAAACTGTGCTATTCCTGTCTgcttaaaacaaaaagaaattatatcaCAGATTTTGTTGAATACCAATTTCTTTATCAAATATTTGAGTAAACAACATAACATAATGAAAACAGAAGCGGGAGGACATAAAGGTACCGGTTCACCAATTGGAACACCATTTCTTGTTGCAGTTGTTTCTACAAAACCTCTTATTGGATGATCTGCTCCAAGAGAACAAGTAGAGAGGGTGCAGTCTTTGGCATAGAGAGTTCCATAGTGATTGATGCCAATGAAGTCTAGGCTGCCTTTTATGAGACTCTTCTCCTTAGGAGAGAACACTGGCAACTTACTACCAAGGATTGAGCGCATTTCAGCTGGGTACTCACCGAAAACCAGGGGATCTAagaccctttttgtcaccaacaGAGAAGTAAaagttttttaagaaataaaaacaaaggatCATGTGTGCTAATTctcttcaataataataatgtttataaTAGTTTGTATAGATATGATTGTCATGTGCAAAACTTGACATTTTTCCATTGATTTTGTATCAACTTACCGGGCTAGCTCAAAAGTCAAGGCCCTACTCGCAGCTTGTCTATCACATTCTTCATCTCTAAGTGGTTCAAACATGAGGGAGTCTGCAACAATGCCGATGGTTCCACCTTGCTTTGCCTGGATTAGCATGAATGGTTTACTATTTAAACTCCAATATTGGCCTTTAGTCCTGTTTCCCCTAACCTAGCAAATGTGACAACAAATGCTAGTTTAGGACATTTTATTGTTACCTGAAAGTGCTTGCGGTATAAGTCAACAGCCTTGGCATGTGACAGTAACATATTGTGCAAGGCAATGAGAGGCTCAACATCAGAGTTACCAGTTTTACAATTTCCAAAAGGTGGGGAACAGCGACCAGGGGGATATATTCCTCTCATATAAGCAAAGTCTGAAAATTGGTTTGGCTCATTGATGGTAGTCCAATACTTAACCCTGTCTCCGAAGCTCTTAAAACAAATTTCAGCAAAATGAACAAAATCTCTCCTACAACAAAGAACGTGTATTGTTATTAAAGTTTCACTGTTATCTTGGCTTAAACTTTTGGACTATGACTATGCAGGAGAATTTATCAGTTTACAGGACAATTCATTGAAGAATTGATAAATTTCCAAATTTTTTAGCTTCATATACTTTGAGGAAACAAAAATTTGAGCAGAAGATTTACTGTATTAGGGGACTAATCCAACCACCATATATTTCTTCTAGTTCTTGTGGCATGTCATGATGATGAATTGTCACAAATGGCTCAATCCCTGGATTAAGTACACTGTTAAGATTTAGGTACATCTTAGGACAATGTCAAGCTGTTTAAATATAAGATGACAAATGTTAACGACACACTCTCTTCTGTTAGGTGAAATACATGTGAGAGTGAGACTATATGTGGGTTTCATTCAGAAATTAGTACGACCACATAAATGTAACCAATAGTAAAAAGTATGTtgagaatgaaaaattattaggtgACTTTGGACCATCACTTGTCAATGATCCACACCTATGTTTacataacatttaaattttacaatatacaaaaaaagaaataaaacatttgATTATGTGTCCTGTGAATATTTACGGAGACTATAATGATCTAGGAccactaaataatttttagtttcgaagagaatattaaagaaaatattggtGAGACTCTTCATATAATGTTAAACCATTTATGAGATTTCACTTAACAGCTTTAGTTATTACTTCTTAAGTTATTTCATGTCTTTAGCCATGAAAGAAGTCAAACAAAGTAGCACTATGTAATATAATGACCCAAGTGATCATTGACATTGCTACTTTACCTCTAAGCAGCAGATTGTCTATAATCTTGTTGTAGAACATTATCCCACTTGGATTGATGTTCCCGTATATCCCTCCTGTTACAGCTCATGAAGATCAAATTAAGCAGAAATTTTGAAAGATAAGATTATGGGAAACTAATATGTAAACTTTAAATACTTGGTAGAATCCTCGTCCATGAGATAGAGAATCGATATACATTTACCCCAAGAGACGACATCAACTCAATGTCTTCCTGTCGAATGTCAAGGATAGTGGTTAAGTGCATCTTTGAATTTCAGTTGAAAGAgttcaaaactattttttctcttaataaagcaacaaattttcctttcttcgTTTTATGCATTGGAATTGAAATTTCCACACCAAGatacaacaaatatataatatatacataaatatacaTGTGCATTTATTATTAACAGAAGCATATATGTTTATTGTTGCTGGTGTAAATTGGGGTTAGGGAATCCAAATTtacattgtgatttttttaaaattttcaaaaccaagTTAAGAATTCAATCCACCAACTACAattcttaactatttttttgtgttttttttaaaagacgataaaataatataaatatagggaattaatttaaaataataaaattagagaatataaataagaataaattagttttaagtagtattttaatatatgtatttaaacataaaagcactctagttaaagaaaaaatagctAAAAACACTTTGTTGAAGAATTCTTTCTAAAAACCCTCTAGTgtgagatgatttttttttaatttatatatatatatatagtgatttatttaattaaagtatataactttgcaatgaaattaaatacattaataacataaataataaataaaaaaattaaattgtttgacTAAAACTTTCAAGACAGTAAAGACAACTATCTTTTGAATGGTCTATCAACATGCAGGTTGAGCGTTTTAGTTAACCTACTAGCTTAGAATtaatttttccttatttaaattttctaattttattattttgaattaatttcctttatttatattattttattatcttttaaaaattatgtttttttcttattaaaagaaacaaaaaaaaatcagaatttgGGCTGTGGGGAGTCCCGAATTAGTAActtggttttgaaatttttttgaaaaaattactgTGTAAATTTGACGTGAACACGTATATTTctattaataataatgtttatgtatatattatatatttgttgtatgtttgtgaGAAAATTTTCATTGGAATTTGGTATTGTGCATTGGAATTCCCGAAAGTATTTTCCAAACTTTAATCCAAACCCAGCCAAAGTGAGAGTATATAATAAAGGACAAAGATAAAGTATAAAGCCAGTATTTACCAAATAGCGATGATAATGATCATCTGCAATGTCACCATTCTCATCATTGTTTATCTTTCCTGTAAATTGATCAAATTTCATAGAGATTATTCATGTTCATTATGATAATTCTATAACTGTAAACACCATAAGAAATTTTCAAGATAGAGTGAAATGAGATGACTAGTGACCATTTACCTGGTGTATGACAAAAAACATCCCAGTTGCTTGTACCGCTACCATCTTCAAATGGTGCTCCTTCAatctgtttttgttgtttcagaAAATTCCCATTAACAGAAACAAGtcaaacaacatttttttaagtattttagggagaaaataaaattacttgaaCGTATTTGAAAGCAGAGAAGGGAAAAGTAAACAAGTACTTGGTAAGAGGAAGTACTCGTTCCGAAGAGGAATCCTTGAGGGAAGTGAGATCTGATGATTCCTTCTTCAACTTCATCACAACATTGGACATGAAAATGAACACAACAAAGCAGTGCCATCACAACACTTGGCTGCCTCAGCagcattttcattttgttggtATGATTATGGATTAGTGATGACACTCATTATGCAACAAAAACGTACGTTTCAAAGCTTATCAACATGAGACCTGTCTCATGTCATGAGTGCTAGATTTTAGGTTAATTGGTTGTAAATTCTGCAACGTTGCTGTCTATTTGTCTGGAAAAGTGAaagatttaataattaagaaaaaaatagtatgaAGATATTTATAAAATCAGTAGCATTATTTGGTAAGGAACTCTGAGCATGAGGGAAGGTAATTACTAAATAGTTGTCAgatgttatttaatattttaaaattaagtaattgtCAGATGTCTTTTTTTAAGTGGATTAGTAAAATTGTTCAGCCTACAGAATTCGCACGTTTTAACATTTCTCTTCTTTGAAGGAAAGAAAGCAAGTGACATGACACACGAGCACAATGTTACAAATTACTAacaaattatgatatatttaaaaggatattttttaaaaatataatattattatatttatgttgtACATGCttcatcaaacaaaaaaaaaaaatatcttatctaGTTCTTCTTATCCTATGCCACAGAGTGAATCAGATGGAGCCTAAAGCATTCACAATCCAACAACTCTCTTTAAGTGCTTAAATGAGTTTCACATCACTCATTTTCACTCTTTTCAATTCAATCTCTCCAATCTAGcacttttttttaactctttaataTCTTAAATGGGTCTCATCATTGcatattacttatttattttaaatttaaatatatttaaagtatcacataattaattttaaattttattttaagttcttaataaattttttcattatttaaaatattgatattgaacCTTTGATccgaaataaaatttaatcatttatcataaccttaaatatatttaaggttttattttatctcataagtacattttagttttacttatttttactttctaaataatattttattactaaaaGTATCATTCCTATCAAAGCTCGTgtgctattttttttagagaaactcATGTGCTTCTTAAGCATGGCAATGCATGCAATTACTCTTAGGTGAATCTCATcttcatcttaatttttttttttgttttggacagaaaaacaaagagaaatgcttaaaatttataattacacaaataatataagaaattattttgcAGGCCTCATGATGTGTTTAGTTTATAggagagaaatagaaagaaaaaaaataaaagataatttttttaattaacctaGAGTGTAAAAGATGTAAGTCACATGTgatataatacaaaatttttctaatatattattttcctcctatgaaataaaaatagtcTAAGTTGGTCTTTGACGTGTCCCTTATGTATGAATCTTCATTCAAGTCATACATCCTTAACACCTTGCATCTATTAAAGAAAGGTTACCATAAAGTATCTATAAAagtgatttaaaacaaaaaatcataattttttccaGAGATTAATAATTTTCGGCAAACAATAAATGGATCGATTTTTTTCCGGAAGGAAATAAATGGATcgattttattatgattaagaACATATTAACCAGAATTAACAGAATAGTTTAATTAAAATCGAAATCAACATTTCTCACATCCTTGCTTCTAACATAGTACGTTGATCATTCAAGTGTTCTGTTATGTTGGTGCAGATAGTGTTGTTGAGGAAACTAGAAAACCATTGAACAGAAAGTTTGGGAATTCGTTCAAGAGTCTGTCATCTATTCACATGATAAAGCCCATATCTTATGTCATAGCCATTTGACCATTCAAAGTTGTCCAACAATGACCATATCATATATCCTCTTACGTCTACACCTTACCTGCACATGATAAAATTACACCTTGTCAACAAACATTGTAAGTGAAAATAACCCTAAAGCAAGGGTTGTGCTCACATATTAGTCCTCATCATCACTGACCTTATGGCTCTAAGCAGAGCTGCAAGGTAGGCTTTGTGATAATCTATTCATTTGACATCTTGTAATAAATCATGCATTGCCTCATACGGTTAGTGCGGTGAACAATATCCTGAAACAAGTTTTACGTAGCAATCCAAATTTTGTTAACTAACTCATtccttaaaaaaagtataaccTAACTAAACATACATAACAAAATGTGACCTTCCTTAGTCCCTTCTacttaaaacaaaagaaagaaaatgagattttggaaacAACTTTCTTGTTTCATTTCACATTTTTACAAATACTCATAAAATACCACtcccttttctttgtttctatCTTGAAAGTTGTTTCCATTCCTATATAAACATTTGAAAATATGCATATTTGAGAAAATAGGCTATGTATTAACAGTGTAAAGTAGTTTTATACTGCCAATCAATTACTGTGCGAAATAGGTGATTTGTGATTGgttgacaataaaaaattactttacacTGTTAGACTGTTAATACATAACTATTAAACCTCTGtgataattatttgaataaacaGAAAACGTCCGTGATAATGTAATCAATGTTTACGCACCATTTTCTGTAATATACATGGGTATATTATGGTATCTAATCCTAATGTAGTCTGCAAGCTTCTCAATGCCCCTTGGAACCACAAAGAACCATGACAATCCTGTCTgcttaaaacaaaagaaatcataTCACAGAGTACGTTCAATACCTATTCCTTTATCATAAATTTGAGTAAACAACATAACATAATGAAAAGAGAAGCTGGAGGACATAAAGGTACCGGATCACCAATTGGAACGCATCTCATGTTGCAACTGCATCAACAAAACCTGTTATTGGATGATCTGCTCCAAGAGAACAAGCGGAGAGGGAGCAATCCTTGGCATAGAGACTTCCATAGTGACTCATGCCAACGAAGTCTATGCTGCCTTTTATGAGATTCTTCTCCTTAGGAGAGAACACTGGCAACTGACTCCCAAGGATAGAACGCATCTCAGC of the Glycine max cultivar Williams 82 chromosome 13, Glycine_max_v4.0, whole genome shotgun sequence genome contains:
- the LOC100812929 gene encoding beta-glucosidase 18 isoform X3; translated protein: MSNVVMKLKKESSDLTSLKDSSSERIEGAPFEDGSGTSNWDVFCHTPGKINNDENGDIADDHYHRYLEDIELMSSLGVNVYRFSISWTRILPRGIYGNINPSGIMFYNKIIDNLLLRGIEPFVTIHHHDMPQELEEIYGGWISPLIQRDFVHFAEICFKSFGDRVKYWTTINEPNQFSDFAYMRGIYPPGRCSPPFGNCKTGNSDVEPLIALHNMLLSHAKAVDLYRKHFQAKQGGTIGIVADSLMFEPLRDEECDRQAASRALTFELARVLDPLVFGEYPAEMRSILGSKLPVFSPKEKSLIKGSLDFIGINHYGTLYAKDCTLSTCSLGADHPIRGFVETTATRNGVPIGEPQTGIAQFFVVPRGVEKLADYIKMRYHNIPMYITENGYSPPPKPDVTIHDSLQDFKRIDYHKAYLAALLRSIRKGADVRGYMIWSLMDNFEWASGYDIRFGLYYVDRQTLERIPKLSVQWFSSFLNNTSHTNKQDLSEQYVRSKDVMTAGFEVI
- the LOC100812929 gene encoding beta-glucosidase 18 isoform X1, whose protein sequence is MKMLLRQPSVVMALLCCVHFHVQCCDEVEEGIIRSHFPQGFLFGTSTSSYQIEGAPFEDGSGTSNWDVFCHTPGKINNDENGDIADDHYHRYLEDIELMSSLGVNVYRFSISWTRILPRGIYGNINPSGIMFYNKIIDNLLLRGIEPFVTIHHHDMPQELEEIYGGWISPLIQRDFVHFAEICFKSFGDRVKYWTTINEPNQFSDFAYMRGIYPPGRCSPPFGNCKTGNSDVEPLIALHNMLLSHAKAVDLYRKHFQAKQGGTIGIVADSLMFEPLRDEECDRQAASRALTFELARVLDPLVFGEYPAEMRSILGSKLPVFSPKEKSLIKGSLDFIGINHYGTLYAKDCTLSTCSLGADHPIRGFVETTATRNGVPIGEPQTGIAQFFVVPRGVEKLADYIKMRYHNIPMYITENGYSPPPKPDVTIHDSLQDFKRIDYHKAYLAALLRSIRKGADVRGYMIWSLMDNFEWASGYDIRFGLYYVDRQTLERIPKLSVQWFSSFLNNTSHTNKQDLSEQYVRSKDVMTAGFEVI
- the LOC100812929 gene encoding beta-glucosidase 18 isoform X2, producing the protein MKMLLRQPSVVMALLCCVHFHVQCCDEVEEGIIRSHFPQGFLFGTSTSSYQIEGAPFEDGSGTSNWDVFCHTPGKINNDENGDIADDHYHRYLEDIELMSSLGVNVYRFSISWTRILPRGIYGNINPSGIMFYNKIIDNLLLRGIEPFVTIHHHDMPQELEEIYGGWISPLIQRDFVHFAEICFKSFGDRVKYWTTINEPNQFSDFAYMRGIYPPGRCSPPFGNCKTGNSDVEPLIALHNMLLSHAKAVDLYRKHFQAKQGGTIGIVADSLMFEPLRDEECDRQAASRALTFELARVLDPLVFGEYPAEMRSILGSKLPVFSPKEKSLIKGSLDFIGINHYGTLYAKDCTLSTCSLGADHPIRGFVETTATRNGVPIGEPTGIAQFFVVPRGVEKLADYIKMRYHNIPMYITENGYSPPPKPDVTIHDSLQDFKRIDYHKAYLAALLRSIRKGADVRGYMIWSLMDNFEWASGYDIRFGLYYVDRQTLERIPKLSVQWFSSFLNNTSHTNKQDLSEQYVRSKDVMTAGFEVI